One Triticum dicoccoides isolate Atlit2015 ecotype Zavitan chromosome 3B, WEW_v2.0, whole genome shotgun sequence genomic window, TTCTTACAGAACTTGCCAAGGTGAATATGCAGTTAAAACATCTCTGAAATCTGAACATGGACTGCTGTATCCACTTGAAAAGGGTTTCTTCTTTCTGCTGGAGCCCCCTATGCTCATTCATTATGAAGAGGTATTACTTTTTCCTTATGCTAGAAACTGATACCATCCCTCCGTGCATTATATGAAGAGGTATTGCTTTTTTTTTTAACTACTATTTGATGTAGGTTGAGTTTGTTGGGTTTGGAAGTTACCGCCGTGAGGGCGCCGGTAAGTCAGATCGCTATTTGGACCTCCTTGTCAAGCGAAAAAATGGCCAAGAGCATATCTTCAGAAATATTCAAAGGAATGAATACTTTAACCTTTTCGACTTCGTCAAGTATGTGCCTGTCTGTTGGCTTCAACATCCTTCTTTCTACTATATACTTAAGCGCTATGAGTATCTTCATTTTTATATGGGAAATTTGCAGTGGAAAGCAGTTGAAAACAATGAACCTTGGGGACGAGCAAAGTGATGAGGTAGATGGCCTCGTGTtggcatgtttgcttgatgctgaCATTTTAATCCTGTTATTAAGTCCCTCCATATACTTGTGTTATTTATTGCTTCACGCCAGGATGAAGATTTTGGTTTCTTTATGGGTGGCGGAGGATCTTCTACTGATGATTATTCTAGTGGGGACGAATCAGAATCTAGTGAAAGTGGGGGTGAAAAGGAGGTAATTATATTGATTGTTTGCTCTCGCAAGCCTTAAATATGAAGCTACTATGCCAATGATCTCTTGCTCattgtttttcttttcctttctataAATCATCCGAGAAGGAAGCCAGTAGGGGCGACGAAGGTTCAAAGAAAAGGAAGTGGAAGAAGAAACACGCGACGTACCGTTGGCGCAGGATGAGCTGGCGAGGGTTCCGTGTCCGATGACGAGTCACGCTAGGCTCTGGTGCTCTGGGCACGATGGAGGTATCTGTCTGTTGGTTACTGACGCAGAGTTTGGCCTTTGAGATCATGCATCCACTGGAGCTGATCATTGATTTTTCGACATGTTTTTTTTTTGTCAGAGAAAGAAACCAAGAGCAGTTGAGAAGAGGAGGGAAATTCAGTATCACATGCTCGAAACACCACAGCGCGCAGAGCAATTACTACGGAACATAAGACTGTTGCTCTGTATATAAGCATGGTACGTGTATCTGAGTGAGATTGGGTTATGACTTATGACATACTAgcagagtgcccgtgcgttgctacgggctacaatGCATGTAAATGAATTGAACAAATGATTAGGGTCGTCTTCAAGTCCGACCCTCATTTCTTCCTCTTACGCCCGACCATGTTAGGACGTGAAACGGTTGCCTAGAGGGCTTCTCAAAATCCAACCGTTTGGACAATCCATGGTACCTCAAATTCAGACCATATGTGTGAGAGAAATATGGTTGTTCATCATGTTATCTTCAGCACACTGCCCCAACACAAAAAAAATAACCATCCCACGATTGACCCTTCTCTTTTTTAGTGGACCCTGCTCTTCCTGCTCGGTATCCCGCCGTAGCAGGACATTGCTTGCTAGAACCCTCTCCTTTAAAACCAAACGATGCCCATATCATCTTCACCATGACACCCTATCTCCTTCACGCCATATTTCCCCGCGGACCGGCAACCACCACGCTCTCTGCCCTGATNNNNNNNNNNNNNNNNNNNNNNNNNNNNNNNNNNNNNNNNNNNNNNNNNNNNNNNNNNNNNNNNNNNNNNNNNNNNNNNNNNNNNNNNNNNNNNNNNNNNNNNNNNNNNNNNNNNNNNNNNNNNNNNNNNNNNNNNNNNNNNNNNNNNNNNNNNNNNNNNNNNNNNNNNNNNNNNNNNNNNNNNNNNNNNNNNNNNNNNNNNNNNNNNNNNNNNNNNNNNNNNNNNNNNNNNNNNNNNNNNNNNNNNNNNNNNNNNNNNNNNNNNNNNNNNNNNNNNNNNNNNNNNNNNNNNNNNNNNNNNNNNNNNNNNNNNNNNNNNNNNNNNNNNNNNTCCACCACCGCCTGTTAGGTGTATATGCACCCATCTCTTAGAAATGCATGTTAAATGCATTTTTAAATGTTATAAATAATTCCAAAACAAGATTTCTCGCCTACATCTCTGCAAAAATATGTGCGCAACACAAACTTTTGTAAAAATACATCATTTTATTTTGCCATTACAAAAAAAGCcaaatttcaatggttgaaaatagtgTTCCATGAGACACTTTTTTGCACACGAAAAATAATTCCTTCGAATCTTTTTTTTTGAAccgaggcaaaagacttgccattttcattgattaagaagagaaTTGCCCGATTAATTGatggaaaaccgggctaaaaccgatacaATCCAACCCACATAATATGGGTaccaccggccaacctggccaccaACATGGGATCACAAAGCTACAACAGCTGCACAGAAACCATGCGGCACATGCCAACAGAAGGCCACACGCGCGAACAACCGACAGCTCCGACTCTGACGACGATCATCACGagggaaatatgcaggacttgcgccgacCGTGCCCTCCGTAACCGACCACCGAGCGCCTGTCATCGTCACCGCATGGACACACTCCACCACAGCTCGGCGCACACATAAAATATGAAAATGTACATGTGCAACAATTTTAGATTTTTAAAAAACTTAAAAATGTGTCTTTCGAAGTGGGTGCAGATGTACTTGGGTTCATCCATGTATTTTTCCGTCCACAGCTAGCAGCATACAACTCATTTTGACCGTTTCCAAGAAAAAATAGACCAGCTACCAGCCACACATAAAATCGGGCCACCAACGATGTTGTAAGGACCAGGCCACGCAAAGTCTCCCACAAACACGTCCACAGTTGCATCTAATCAAGCTAAAAAAAGGAAGACACCATCCAACATATATCATGAGCATatcacatactccctccatcccaaaataagtgtctcaagcttattACAAatttgtattaaagttagtacaaacttgagacacttattttgggacggagggaatataaCACAAGTATGCATACAGTCAAGGCATCCAAGAAATGTGTTGCATTTTGAGACCAACATAATTCATCTCTGTGTACTAATCAATAGTTAAAAATTAGCTAGAAATTATTTAGTCTAGCAGATAACTGGAAGTCCAGTCTACCAGGAAGCCAATCACAAAAACATGATAAAAATCAAAACCATAGTCTTTCTATTCCTGGCAATTGATCATCCTATACAGGAAGATATAGTTCATATACCATTATTAAATAATCTAGGCATATAGGTACACAAGAGCCACAAGACTGATCCGAGTTTCAGCTTAACATCAACCAATTGCTTACAGTCCAGAATAGAGTCGCAAAATTGCATCGAGAACAGGATCTGACACTTGCATTGTTGTGTTTTCCCACtatatatctgacacacacactacatgcactctgcaaatatgtatccaaccggCTCTACTCTACGGTTACTGGAGTTTGCAGACTTCTTGGCCATGTTAGGTAAAGAAGCTCCATAAGTGTCATTTCGTAGCAAGATTGCAGCCACTCCTACCCCCTCCTATATGTAGTACTTGAAAACTTCACATGAAGGCTGTATCAAAGTGAATCTTGTGAAGAGAGTCAATTCAGCTCTGGTGTTCAATGTCACAATGTCAGAAAGCAAGCAATAAGAATTCAGTTATATGATCAAGCCCTCAACCGGAACCCGCGACATGCCCCGACGCTCGGTCCCCATCCCGCACTATTGTGGACGCCTCCAACACCGGTGACATCCCCGAGGTGCCCCCAAGCCAACGCGTGAACTGGATCCAGCGACCAGGCGCGTCCATCGGTTGGGATCTTGGCCAGCGCCAGCGGCTCCCTTCAACACCGCCGCCCTCTGGAAATTTCTCACTCAAGAGAAATGGAAACTTCTCACTCAAGAGAAATTATATTTTGAAACTAAATATTATAGACTAAATTACTAACAGGATCAATGTTCTGACCATGAGATAGTTACAGTGCCCTCCATAGAAAAAAAGAACTTGAATTGGAGATCGATATAAGTGATAGCTCTTTCACCGTCGTTGAAGAAAAATATAACTGTTGCACCATGCTAGGCACTCAGATAAACCCCAAACATATTGTATATTTATTTGGAAGAAACTTCAACAATATAAGAAAATCTAGGGATCAAAATGGTAAACTGTTTTAGGATCTTGCACAAGAAATCAGTAAAACTTGCAAAGCGCAATTGCAGATCATGTCCTACTATTCTCAAAATTCAGAGATGTCATAAACTGAAGCCACTTCTGTTTAGGCTAAAACGGAGTGTCGTGATGTTTGTTTTGGGCGAATTTCTTTTGGCAAACTTAGTGATGCTCTAAAAAACCATAAACTAAAGCAAATGCATGTTGTCTGTTCACTTTTCCTTTTATGTAGGATCTGCTGAACTGATGAGTTGAATAATTGTATTTGGAATATGATATCATATATAGTAACTCATTGCCTGCTACCAATACAAGAAACCTCACatgaagcatatgacaaggtttATCAAACAAGCAAGTAGGATTAACCTCCAGTAAATTACATCAAGATGGAAGCTTTCTATTTAGtaatccctccgtccgaaaataagtgactcaagtttgtactaactttgtactaaagttagtacaaagttgagtcacttatattgggacggagggagtagacagGTAGTTGATGGGATGTTACCTGCAGGACCTTGGTCTTTTATCCTCCGAGCTGAGTTGTGCCACCATGAAGGACAGTCCTTCCAGTTCCACGCGCTTGGACGGCCAGTGCCATCCAACAGCAGGTGGCGTAGTGGAGGCATGGGTGATCTGCACACGCACACACATCTGCTAGGTCAAGCGCCAAGGTAGGTGGTGCTGACCGACAAAGAACTCGCCAGAGACGCTTAAAtctgcagttcaccaaaagatTTCTACCTAATATCCTGCTCCCAAATACATAGAAACTGTTTTTTTTTAAATAAGAGTTATATTAGCACAGGCACCAAGAGGAATGATATTGTATCATCTTCAGGGCATACCTCATGGAAAGCAATTTCATCAGACAGGAACAGACGCATTGGACAACATCACTTTGATATGGAATAATGAAGAACAAACATGAGGCAGTTAACAATTTAGCATGAACTTGTGGAAGTTTGGCAAGCAAGACTTGAAGTGTACATGATAAAATGAAAACTCGGTAAAGATTTATCTATGAGCAGCAATACATATACTTTACACCATTGATGTTCACAACCATGAGATCAGTAAAAATATCAAAGTCCATGAATGCAAAATAGGTCCACTTTGGTGCATCATCTAAGCAATTCATGGTGATAGACGTCTCACAATTGCCCAAACCACAATATAATCTTGAACACCCATGGTCCACAGTATAGTTTTCTAAAAGAAGGTATGCTCCATCGTCATTCTTCAAACGTGAGTAATTGCTTAAGAATTTGAAGAAAATAGAAAGATTGTGCTGGATCACCAAACTGTAAGCCAACTGATAGCGGCGCAGGTAATCCCTATACTCTAGCTCACATTCACGTCACAGACCAAACCACTAAAATCAACCCATTATTGCAATAATCAAGGGCAAAGTCAATTGGGATTTTTACCAGTGCAGGCTGAGTCTCTCAGTATTGCAAATCCTTGTAAAAAAATGGGTCAGCCAGCCTTGCGCTCAGAAAAATTACACAAAATCATGATGTTACCAGGGTGTCAGATCAGAAAGTATTAGTCCATAAGAGATACACATTCGAAGTGCTCAAAAATAAGAACGGAACTCTTAATTGCTTGAGACAAGCTGAAAAGGGTAAGCTTGTGTCTTTTtaccaataaagttttcatctcctGGATGTGGCGTGaaaatattattatttttgtttCAGTCACCTTATAAAAAAACATACAATTTCTTAGTGCTCCTAGAGAATCATAGGACATAGTCAATGGATTAATTAGCCTACAGAGTACAGACTGACCTTGGGACTCTCCTTGACAAGGAGCTTGCAAGAAGACACAGTTGAAACTGGTGCACCCCGTAACAATAATGTTTTTGCAGCTTGTAGTTGCTGCCATGACATTCATCCTACTCCATGAAAGAGAAAATTGGCAACGATGTTTAGGTTTGCCATCGCTGCATTCATGCTTATCTTTCATAGAAAGAACACAGCAAAACAATTCCAAATATCTGAATATCTGCTATTGTGTGCATGAAATTATTAGCCATCTAATTGTGACCAGGGAAATATATAATCAGTACATGGTGAGTTCAGCTTCTAGCGATGCAATAgatacatgttcagtatgattagATAATACAGAAGATTGACCAAAGACGGATCAAGGGCTGCGTCACGGCGGGGCATACCTATATATCCTCCCCTCTGGTTCCTTCACTATGACAAAACATCTGTTTTAGGAGCTATTGAATTCCAAGAAATTTTGGTGGTCATACTTTCTGTCAGAAAAATGTTAAAGGTCAAATACTCTTGTTAGGATCGGATTCACAAATAAATATACATGTTTGTGCGAGAGGTGCTTCTTCTGGATCATAGAAGATGGTCCAGTCATCTGGCCAAAGATACCACCGTTCTGGCCAAAGAGCACAACTACAGATAAATGGTTACAGATAGACGATGGGTCAGCTGCAATTTGCATCAATTATATATCATATGACATATGAAGATGACAACCCTATGATCTAGAACAAGGATAGCTACCAAAATCGAACAGAGGCGATGTAGGGGGATTTCTATTACCAAAGAGAGAAAAATACAGAGCTGAGTAGCCCTTAATTAATGAGTTAGCCCACATCACCAAAAAAGGGTAAACTGTTAAAGTGAGCTCACTTGTTTACCTAGGTTGGAATTCCAAGACCTCGGCGAGCTTGTTCTCGTAGGCGTCCTTCCATTGCACACACCGCTATTAACCCATGTAGCCCTTCTGCGTCGTGCCGCCGCGTGGGTGGGGTATGATCCTTGCTGTATCCAAAGAAAAATTGTTAGTGTATGATCTATGGAATCAAGTAGTGAGCTACCTGAAGTATCGATCACCTGTATATAAACCATGACATAATTTTGTCCCACCAATAAATTCCTAGCTGGTATAATGTCTGTAAGTTGTCTCAGCTTTGTCAATCAACAACTACTTTTGATTATCCTATCAATGGCTTAGTTTGACAAACATAAACAATAACCATAATTTAGTTGAAACATATGCATGACAGTTATCAGAAAGATAAGCTATGAGTGTATAAATTCTTGTAATATCTCTCAATATACAAGCAGCAGTACAGAGCTCTGCTTATGAGGTTACAAACATCTTTGTATTCACCAAAAGATGATCATGATATTTTTATAGCAGCTCGAAGTGCTGCCCGGCGGAGCTCAACCGGCGCGCCTCCCCCAGCAGCAGTGCCTACACTATTCTTGATGCAGACAAGTATGATGACAGTGGAGAGGCAACATGGAGCCAGCAATTTGATGAGCATTTCAAGTTCGCACCCCACCTTTTCATGTCTCTGCTACGCTTTCTTATTCCCACGTCCACGTGGAGAATGTGGTTACCAGGTAGAGGTCTCCTACAAAAGAAAACTGAGTCAAAATGCATGCTACTACTAATACTGTTTTCAGTACAGAAAGAACAAGCCTAATCTTGAGAAAATGAGTTGTGCTGAACAAGTCTAATCCGTGTACAAAGGAGCCAAAAAAACATGTTAACATTACCATCACCCGTACAAGTAATTAATATAAAAATTTATCATGGAAATATTCCTAAACCTTTTCTAGGAATTTTGATGAGAGCtaccagttgaaactaatatgtgTTTCTTCATGTGCCTTTGCTTTGAAACATCTAGTTAGCTAAGTTCAATAGTATGAGCATCAGCTTAAAAAAACAGTATGAGAATCAATTATACTTCTAGCCCTTTCGAACATCGTCATACCAAAGTAGAAATAATTCTCTTGTACAATCCATTTAATCTAATATTTTTCTTGAATCTGCaagataaagaataatgatattggGTCATAGCCTCATAGGCATCATCTATACGTCTGCCAAATATTAACAACGAATGTGTTTAACCAAGGTTATCGCTCTGACCTTCTTTTCTAGCGACTTCTCCCAATTGAAGTTATTGCCCCCTTTGATTTCCCAATAGAAATTCTTTGAATCCTGCACTCGTAACACAAGTAGTTATGCGAATGCACACACAACACTTTGAAATGTGAAGGGATTAAACccagttcaaaaataataataACCGAATAGCATAAGGATGGATGGATGTTGTGCAACAATAGTCAGTCATTATAGTAGACTAAGAAAAGATCATTGTTTCTGTAACATGATGATATTCAGAGGACCCAACCATCAGTTCTTCCAACACAACCTTGATCGCAAAAATATTAGCTAGCATAAGACAGTAATAAGATCACTTAAATCAAATTTCTGCAGAAAGATGCCATATAGACCTGTGTCCTATTAGGGACGTATCCACTTATTACACATCTAAAACAGTACACAGATTACAGTGAGTGCACATATTCAAAACGTCAGAAGATCTCCAAGATGAGATAAATTGACATTCAAGTGTCCAGAATCGGGGAATGCTTACCTCCCATGGTATGCTTGGTTTCCATGGAGCAAATATTACGAgccactgagggagttccggactagggggtgtctgaatagccgaactatcatcatcggccggactccaagactatgaagatacaagattgaagactttgttccgtgtccggatgggactttccttggcgtggaaggcaagcttggcgatacggatatgtaggtctcctacctttgtaaccgactttgtgtaaccctagccctctccggtgtctatataaaccggatggctgtagtccataggacgaacaacaatcataccataggctagcttctagggtttagcctccttgatctcgtggtagatctactcttgtaacccacatcatcaatattaatcaagcaggacgtagggttttacctccatcaagagggcccgaacctgggtaaaacatcgtgtccctcgtctcctgttaccatccgcctagacgcacagttcgggaccccctacccgagatccgccggttttgacaccgacattggtgctttcattgagagctactctgtgtcgtcgccgataggctcaatggcttcttcgatcatcatcaacgacgcagtccagggtgagaccttcctccccggacagatcttcgtattcggcggctttgcactgcgggccaattcgcttggccaactggagcagatcgaaagctacgcccctggccgtcaggtcagatttggaagtttgagcttcatggctgacatccgcggggacttgatcttcgacggattcgagccacagccgagcgtgccgcactgtcacgtcgggcatgatttagctctaccgccggacagtaccctggaggccgcactcgaaaccgctccgatcttcaaatCGGAgtcagctccgcagatcgaggatggatgcctagacaccacctcgggggttgcaacctccacggcgatagagccgaacactgactttgtccctcataaagctcgtgactccaaggtgccggactcctcgccggactccgaacctcccgcgcccgccctgatcgaattcgattgggcgccgatcatggagttcaccgcaacgaacgtctttcaacactcacctttcggcgacatcttgagttcgctaaaatatctctcgttatcaggagagccctggccggactgcggttaggacggttgggatgcagacgacgaagaaattcaaagcacacccaccacccacttggtagccgctgtcgacgatttaaccgacatgctagactacgactccgaggacatcgacggtatgtacgACGATGCCGGaggcgaccaagaaccagcgcctaacgagcgcaggaaagccaccccagCCCACAACgtatacatgatggacacaccaAGAGGAAGCGACAATAAGAAAAAATGGGACGTGgcaaaggacaactcccccaacaaacaaacaaagcggcgacgcaagcgccgcccgaagaccggcatcgacaaaaacggcacccatatgaacccggccctagagcagggcgaagcagtggacgacgcacacgtcaacaagcagccagccgaacatgaaccggacaagcaacccatccccggcgaagatgatctcacatcaccagagcatatgaatcttcataaaaggctcgtcgccactgcaagaagtttgaagaagcaaaagcggaagctcaaaacagcggaagacgcactcagaatgagaaggagcaaagtactcaacaccgcagataaatatggcactagtcaccagacaaagagctacccgaagcgcaagctgttgcccgaatttgacgaggaggccttcaagcccccgcagtcaaaaaaaaaagaggccgcctggccggatagacgaccagatgacaggccaagagcaacacggggcgccacacacaagccggcacatgatcagcataaagatcctcagaaaaaggataacccggccaggtctatctatgggccaaaaaagaagactccaggaagtaacacaaccagccgagcatttgaagacaacggcacacccaagtacagggcgccgcacacccactatgttttaccgacgaggtactggatcatggatttccagtgggatttaaacccataaacatagaggcatacaacggaacaacagaccccggagtctggattgaggattatatcctacacatacacatggcaagaggagacgatctccatgccataaaatacctacccctcaagctcaaagggccggctcggcattggcttaaaagcctcccagaaaatacgattggaagttgggaagagcttgaggatgcgtttcaagaaaattttcaggggacttatgtccggcctccggatgcagacgatttaagtcacataactcaacagcccggagaatcagcacgcaaattctggaacaggttcctcactaaaaagaaccaaatagtcgactgtccggacgctgaagccttagcagcctttaaacacaacgtccgagacgaatggctcgccagacacctcggccaggaaaaaccaagaacaatggccgcactaacaagtctcatgacccgcttttgcgcgggggaagacagctggttggctagatgcagcaccagcgacccgagtacatccgaaatcagggatggaaatgggaaatcacgacgcaaaaaagatcagcgccggaataaggaaaatggcccaaataatacggcggtcaacgccggattcaaaagctctcggtcgaacaacaaaacactgcccctaaaggataacagtgacgagctatccaacctaaacaagattctggacagattGTGTTAGATACACGGTACCTccgagaagcctgcaaaccatacccacagagattgttggatcttcaagcagtccggccgacttaacgccgaacacaaagggctcgacacaccaagtgaaagtgacgaaacccaaaagcagcgctccggaaaccaaaagactttcccattagaagtcaaaacagtgaactcacttcacgtgataacatgtagcgcggcccctgctataccagaACACCGTCCGTGGACTgaggatagaacccaccaaaattcgctatagcagcacttccttcgaaggagtgacgccaggccttcttagccaattttacaggctctgtaccactagaggtcgtgttcggttcatccgacaacctccgtcgcgaaaagctcactctccatcgccccatttagcagtagcccttaagcactactggggcgtgcagctttcgcccgctttaatgcaataccacattacgcgtctcttacgcttaaaaatgcccggtccacgtggcatattcttaaaactccaggtatctctcgaccacggagaatatgcggctgcctcgacagccacacattattccgaccttgcaggtc contains:
- the LOC119275125 gene encoding FACT complex subunit SSRP1-like yields the protein MTVGHLANDAILGDHDGTWETILKYSSEAAVDTYEEIAIIIPRGRRTVELHLSFLRLHGQADDIKIQYGSIVRLFVLPKPNSPHTFVVITLDPPIRKGRTLYPHIVIQFMTEIIVETDLNLSRDLLAEKYKDKLEESYMGPIHEVFTKVLCGLSGAKVTRPGSYRTCQGEYAVKTSLKSEHGLLYPLEKGFFFLLEPPMLIHYEEVEFVGFGSYRREGAGKSDRYLDLLVKRKNGQEHIFRNIQRNEYFNLFDFVNGKQLKTMNLGDEQSDEDEDFGFFMGGGGSSTDDYSSGDESESSESGGEKEEASRGDEGSKKRKWKKKHATYRWRRMSWRGFRVR